The sequence CGGCGGCCGCGCACGCATCGCCTACGCGCGGGAGTCGGTGGCACCTCGTTTCGGGGCGTCTCCGTCGCCGCTCAACGCCTTCCTGATCGGCCAGGGCGTGGAGACGCTCGGCCTCCGCGTCGAGAGGCAGTCCCGCAACGCCCTCCAGATCGCGCAGTGGCTGGAACGGCACGACGCGGTCGAGAGCGTGGACTACGTCGGACTCCCCTCGCATCCTGACCACGAGATCGGCTCCCGCTACCTCGAAGGCGGATCGGGGTCGATCTTCACCTTCACCCTGCGTGGCGGGTTGCCCGCCGCACGACGGTTCGTCGAGGGCGTGCAGGTCTTCACGCACATGACGCACATCGGTGACGTCCGCTCTCTGGTGCTGCATCCGGCGACGACGAGTCACGCGCAGCGCACGGACGAAGAGCGCGAGGTTCTGGGGGTGCACCCCGGCACGCTGCGGGTGTCGATCGGCATCGAAGACGTCGATGATCTCGTCGCCGACCTCTCCCAGGTGCTGAACGCCGTGCGGGAGACGGTTGCATGAGCCGCCCCCAGCACTTCGGCTGGTTCCTGGCGCGCGGTTTCGGGCCGCAGGGCTGGGGCTATCCGGCTCTCGACTGGGATTACGACTGGACGCGCCCTGAGGTGTACCAGGACGCTGCCCGCACCCTCGAGCAGGCGGGCTTCGACCTGGTCATCATCGAGGACGCGCCGTCGTTGGGGTCGCCGTCGACGATCGATCTACGGGTCCGCCACGCCTTCGGGGGCCCCAAGCACGATCCACTCCTGCTCGCTCCGTATCTCTTCCAGGCGACGAGGCACCTGGGCGTGGTGCCGACGGTCAATCCGGCCGCGTACCTCCCCTACACCGCGGCGCGCCAGTTCGCGACGCTGCAGCATCTGAGCGGGCATCGGCTGGGTCTCAACGTCGTCACCGACACCGGCAGCGCACGACACTTCTCGGACACGCCGCAGCTCGGTCACGACGAGGCGTACGACCGCGCGGAGGAATGGCTCGCCGGAATCCGCGCGCTGTGGCACAGCTGGGACGACGGCGCACTCGTCGCCGACCGGGAGACCGGCGTCTATGCCGACGGCGCGAAGCTGCAGCCCGTCCGGCACCGGGGCGAGCACTTCGCGTTCGACGGCCCGCTCAACGCCCTCCCGTTCACGGACGGGGATCCGGCGATCGTCTCCCCCGGTGGCTCCGGGCGCGGACTCGGGTTCGCCGGCGCGAACTCCGATGTGCAGCTCGCGCTGGCTTCGCTGAACGAGAAGTCCGTGCGCGACTACCGTGCCCGGGTACACGAGGCGGCGATCGCGAAGGGGCGGCAGCCGGAGGACGTCAAGATCCTCTTCGCCATCCAGCCCGTGATCACCACATCGAGCGAGGA is a genomic window of Microbacterium maritypicum containing:
- a CDS encoding LLM class flavin-dependent oxidoreductase is translated as MSRPQHFGWFLARGFGPQGWGYPALDWDYDWTRPEVYQDAARTLEQAGFDLVIIEDAPSLGSPSTIDLRVRHAFGGPKHDPLLLAPYLFQATRHLGVVPTVNPAAYLPYTAARQFATLQHLSGHRLGLNVVTDTGSARHFSDTPQLGHDEAYDRAEEWLAGIRALWHSWDDGALVADRETGVYADGAKLQPVRHRGEHFAFDGPLNALPFTDGDPAIVSPGGSGRGLGFAGANSDVQLALASLNEKSVRDYRARVHEAAIAKGRQPEDVKILFAIQPVITTSSEEADRIVAASAHPDDAALVQIARKQSSDLETDLTSLDLDKALDPSIFGAHVSRGSIQRLIGDRGEDAPLRAHLTALARTGRITDRSGFVGTAEEFADLVEELGEWGNDGVLLWGDFHPVTLHRTLDELVPILRRRGILRRAYADGGLQENLRAF